The following proteins are encoded in a genomic region of Takifugu flavidus isolate HTHZ2018 chromosome 3, ASM371156v2, whole genome shotgun sequence:
- the pik3c3 gene encoding phosphatidylinositol 3-kinase catalytic subunit type 3 isoform X1 has product METDKFNYVYSCDLDINVQLKIGSLEGKREQKSYKALLEDPMLRFSGLYQENCSDLYVTCQVFAEGKPLALPVRTSYKAFSTRWNWNEWLRLPVKYPDLPQNAQVALTVWDIYGPGRAVPVGGTTVTLFGKYGMFRQGMHDLKVWPGVEGDGGDPTATPGRTSSSLTEDQMGRLAKSPDLEVLGDLTKAHRQGHMVKVDWLDRLTFREIEMINESEKRSSNFMYLMVEFPRVKANDKEYSIVYYEKDGDDDSPVLTSCDIVKVPDPQMGMENLVESKHHKLARSLRSGPSDHDLKPNAATRDQLNIIVSYPPTKQLSSEEQDLVWKFRYYLTTQEKALTKFLKCVNWDLPQEAKQALELLGKWRPMDVEDSLELLSSQFTNPTVRRYAVARLQQADDEDLLMYLLQLVQALKYENFSDIQGGLEPGSSPQILSCTPGASPTTMKGKEGADSENLEQDLCTFLISRACKNSTLANYLYWYVVVECEDQDSQQRDPKTQMYLNVMMRFSQALLKGDKSVRIMRSLLASQLTFVNRLVQLMKAVQRESGNRKKKTERLQALLADNEKVNLSEFESIPLPLEPQIQITGIVPETATLFKSALMPAKLIFKAEDGAMYPVIFKHGDDLRQDQLILQIISLMDKLLRKENLDLKLTPYKVLATSTKHGFMQFVQSVPVAEVLATEGNIQSFFRKHAPSEKGPYGISSEVMDTYVKSCAGYCVITYILGVGDRHLDNLLLTKTGKLFHIDFGYILGRDPKPLPPPMKLSKEMVEGMGGMQSEQYQEFRKQCYTAFLHLRRYSNLILNLFSLMVDANIPDIALEPDKTVKKVQDKFRLDLSDEEAVHYMQSLIDESVGALFAAVVEQIHKFAQYWRR; this is encoded by the exons ATGGAAACTGATAAATTCAACTATGTTTACAGCTGTGACTTGGACATCAATGTGCAACTTAAGAT AGGCAGTTTAGAAGGAAAACGGGAGCAGAAGAGCTACAAGGCCCTTCTTGAAGATCCCATGCTGAGGTTCTCCGGTCTCTACCAGGAGAACTGCTCTGACCTCTACGtaacatgtcaggtgttcgccGAAGGAAAACCTCTGGCTTTGCCTGTCCGCACCTCGTACAAAGCCTTCAGCACCCGTTGGAA CTGGAACGAGTGGTTGCGGCTGCCGGTGAAGTACCCAGACCTTCCTCAAAACGCCCAGGTTGCTCTCACGGTGTGGGACATTTATGGACCGGGCAGGGCCGTCCCAGTCGGGGGGACCACCGTCACGCTCTTTGGCAAATACGG CATGTTCCGGCAAGGGATGCATGACCTGAAAGTGTGGCCGGGAGTGGAGGGAGACGGTGGCGACCCCACCGCCACACCGGGACGCAcaagcagcagcctgacagaaGACCAGATGGGCAGACTCGCTAAG AGTCCTGATCTGGAGGTACTTGGTGAT CTGACGAAGGCCCATCGACAGGGCCACATGGTGAAAGTAGACTGGCTGGACCGTCTGACTTTCAGGGAGATCGAGATGATCAACGAG AGTGAGAAGCGTAGCTCTAACTTCATGTACCTCATGGTGGAGTTTCCCCGTGTCAAAGCAAACGACAAAGAGTACAGCATAGTCTATTACGAGAAG GATGGAGATGATGATTCGCCCGTTCTTACGAGCTGTGACATCGTGAAAGTCCCTGACCCACAGATGGggatg GAGAACCTGGTTGAGAGCAAGCATCACAAGCTGGCTCGTAGCCTCCGGAGCGGACCCTCGGATCATGACCTAAAGCCCAACGCTGCAACCCGTGACCAGCTGAAC ATTATTGTGAGTTACCCTCCGACCAAGCAGCTGAGCTCCGAGGAGCAGGACCTGGTGTGGAAGTTCAGGTATTACCTCACCACACAGGAGAAG GCCCTGACCAAGTTCCTCAAGTGCGTGAATTGGGACCTGCCACAAGAGGCCAAGCAGGCCCTGGAGCTTCTCGGGAAGTGGAGGCCGATGGACGTGGAGGActccctggagctgctgtcctcCCAGTTCACCAACCCTACGGTCCGACGCTACGCCGTGGCGCGGCTGCAGCAGGCGGATGATGAG GACCTTTTGATGTACCTTCTCCAACTGGTCCAGGCGCTCAAGTATGAAAACTTCAGCGATATCCAGGGAGGCTTGGAGCCTGGCAGCAG TCCTCAGATTCTGTCCTGCACACCCGGAGCTTCACCAACCACgatgaaaggaaaggaaggagctGACAGCGAGAATTTAGAG CAGGACTTGTGCACATTTCTCATCTCCCGTGCTTGTAAGAACTCCACCCTGGCCAACTATTTATACTG GTACGTGGTGGTGGAGTGCGAGGACCAGGACTCCCAGCAGAGAGACCCGAAGACTCAGATGTACCTGAACGTCATGATGCGGTTCAGCCAGGCTTTGCTGAAG GGCGACAAGAGCGTGAGGATCATGCGGTCGCTGTTGGCCTCCCAGCTGACCTTCGTGAACAGACTGGTGCAGCTGATGAAAGCTGTGCAAAGAGAAAGCGGAAATCGAAAGAAAAAG ACGGAGCGGCTGCAGGCCCTGCTGGCCGACAACGAGAAGGTGAACCTTTCGGAGTTCGAGTCCATCCCGCTCCCCCTGGAGCCCCAGATTCAGATCACAGGCATCGTGCCCGAGACCGCCACCCTCTTTAAG AGCGCGCTGATGCCGGCCAAGCTGATCTTCAAGGCCGAGGATGGAGCCATGTACCCCGTCATCTTCAAACACGGCGATGACTTGAGGCAGGACCAGCTGATCCTTCAGATCATCTCGCTCATGGACAAG CTGTTGCGGAAAGAGAATTTGGACCTGAAGCTGACACCTTACAAAGTGCTGGCCACCAGTACCAAGCACG GTTTTATGCAGTTTGTTCAGTCGGTCCCTGTTGCTGAAGTTCTCGCCACTGAAGGCAACATCCAG AGCTTCTTCAGGAAGCACGCACCGAGTGAAAAAGGACCGTACGGCATCAGCTCGGAGGTGATGGACACCTACGTCAAGAGCTGTG CTGGTTACTGCGTCATCACCTACATCCTCGGGGTGGGAGACAGACATCTGgacaacctgctgctgaccaAGACTG GAAAGCTGTTTCACATCGACTTCGGCTACATCCTGGGCCGGGACCCCAAACCGCTGCCGCCGCCGATGAAGCTGAGTAAGGAGATGGTGGAGGGGATGGGAGGCATGCAGAGCGAGCAGTACCAGGAGTTCAGGAAGCAGTgctacacggccttcctgcaccTCAGGAG ATACTCCAACCTGATCCTCAACTTGTTCTCTCTGATGGTGGATGCCAATATTCCTGACATCGCCTTGGAGCCTGACAAGACTGTTAAGAAG GTGCAGGACAAGTTTAGATTGGACCTGTCAGACGAGGAGGCGGTCCATTACATGCAGAGTTTGATTGACGAGAGCGTGGGCGCGTTGTTTGCTGCCGTGGTGGAACAGATACACAAGTTTGCTCAG TACTGGCGCAGATGA
- the msmp1 gene encoding prostate-associated microseminoprotein, producing MKMELSVVHFVLAASGFLLWVGGSSAAPMVCNFDSRALCVFEGKNYSMGDSWMDNACLQCTCLHPVGVGCCETVHRPVDFPAWCQVQVEPVSCRVSLVQTVDPRLPCFPGDSMQDPSHGSPRLQQQLQG from the exons ATGAAGATGGAGCTCTCCGTGGTTCACTTTGTGCTTGCAGCTTCAGGGTTTCTCCTCTGGGTGGGCGGTAGCTCTGCTGCACCAATGGTGTGCAACTTTGACTCCAGAG CGCTTTGTGTCTTTGAGGGGAAGAACTACTCAATGGGCGACAGCTGGATGGACAACGCTTGTCTGCAGTGTACCTGCCTGCATCCCGTCGGTGTCGGATGCTGTGAGAC GGTGCATCGGCCAGTGGATTTCCCCGCGTGGTGTCAGGTGCAGGTGGAGCCGGTTAGCTGCAGAGTGTCCCTGGTCCAGACTGTGGACCCTCGTCTGCCCTGTTTCCCCGGCGACTCCATGCAGGACCCCAGTCACGGATCACCTcgactacagcagcagctacagggGTAG
- the pik3c3 gene encoding phosphatidylinositol 3-kinase catalytic subunit type 3 isoform X2 produces METDKFNYVYSCDLDINVQLKIGSLEGKREQKSYKALLEDPMLRFSGLYQENCSDLYVTCQVFAEGKPLALPVRTSYKAFSTRWNWNEWLRLPVKYPDLPQNAQVALTVWDIYGPGRAVPVGGTTVTLFGKYGMFRQGMHDLKVWPGVEGDGGDPTATPGRTSSSLTEDQMGRLAKSPDLEVLGDLTKAHRQGHMVKVDWLDRLTFREIEMINESEKRSSNFMYLMVEFPRVKANDKEYSIVYYEKDGDDDSPVLTSCDIVKVPDPQMGMENLVESKHHKLARSLRSGPSDHDLKPNAATRDQLNIIVSYPPTKQLSSEEQDLVWKFRYYLTTQEKALTKFLKCVNWDLPQEAKQALELLGKWRPMDVEDSLELLSSQFTNPTVRRYAVARLQQADDEDLLMYLLQLVQALKYENFSDIQGGLEPGSSPQILSCTPGASPTTMKGKEGADSENLEDLCTFLISRACKNSTLANYLYWYVVVECEDQDSQQRDPKTQMYLNVMMRFSQALLKGDKSVRIMRSLLASQLTFVNRLVQLMKAVQRESGNRKKKTERLQALLADNEKVNLSEFESIPLPLEPQIQITGIVPETATLFKSALMPAKLIFKAEDGAMYPVIFKHGDDLRQDQLILQIISLMDKLLRKENLDLKLTPYKVLATSTKHGFMQFVQSVPVAEVLATEGNIQSFFRKHAPSEKGPYGISSEVMDTYVKSCAGYCVITYILGVGDRHLDNLLLTKTGKLFHIDFGYILGRDPKPLPPPMKLSKEMVEGMGGMQSEQYQEFRKQCYTAFLHLRRYSNLILNLFSLMVDANIPDIALEPDKTVKKVQDKFRLDLSDEEAVHYMQSLIDESVGALFAAVVEQIHKFAQYWRR; encoded by the exons ATGGAAACTGATAAATTCAACTATGTTTACAGCTGTGACTTGGACATCAATGTGCAACTTAAGAT AGGCAGTTTAGAAGGAAAACGGGAGCAGAAGAGCTACAAGGCCCTTCTTGAAGATCCCATGCTGAGGTTCTCCGGTCTCTACCAGGAGAACTGCTCTGACCTCTACGtaacatgtcaggtgttcgccGAAGGAAAACCTCTGGCTTTGCCTGTCCGCACCTCGTACAAAGCCTTCAGCACCCGTTGGAA CTGGAACGAGTGGTTGCGGCTGCCGGTGAAGTACCCAGACCTTCCTCAAAACGCCCAGGTTGCTCTCACGGTGTGGGACATTTATGGACCGGGCAGGGCCGTCCCAGTCGGGGGGACCACCGTCACGCTCTTTGGCAAATACGG CATGTTCCGGCAAGGGATGCATGACCTGAAAGTGTGGCCGGGAGTGGAGGGAGACGGTGGCGACCCCACCGCCACACCGGGACGCAcaagcagcagcctgacagaaGACCAGATGGGCAGACTCGCTAAG AGTCCTGATCTGGAGGTACTTGGTGAT CTGACGAAGGCCCATCGACAGGGCCACATGGTGAAAGTAGACTGGCTGGACCGTCTGACTTTCAGGGAGATCGAGATGATCAACGAG AGTGAGAAGCGTAGCTCTAACTTCATGTACCTCATGGTGGAGTTTCCCCGTGTCAAAGCAAACGACAAAGAGTACAGCATAGTCTATTACGAGAAG GATGGAGATGATGATTCGCCCGTTCTTACGAGCTGTGACATCGTGAAAGTCCCTGACCCACAGATGGggatg GAGAACCTGGTTGAGAGCAAGCATCACAAGCTGGCTCGTAGCCTCCGGAGCGGACCCTCGGATCATGACCTAAAGCCCAACGCTGCAACCCGTGACCAGCTGAAC ATTATTGTGAGTTACCCTCCGACCAAGCAGCTGAGCTCCGAGGAGCAGGACCTGGTGTGGAAGTTCAGGTATTACCTCACCACACAGGAGAAG GCCCTGACCAAGTTCCTCAAGTGCGTGAATTGGGACCTGCCACAAGAGGCCAAGCAGGCCCTGGAGCTTCTCGGGAAGTGGAGGCCGATGGACGTGGAGGActccctggagctgctgtcctcCCAGTTCACCAACCCTACGGTCCGACGCTACGCCGTGGCGCGGCTGCAGCAGGCGGATGATGAG GACCTTTTGATGTACCTTCTCCAACTGGTCCAGGCGCTCAAGTATGAAAACTTCAGCGATATCCAGGGAGGCTTGGAGCCTGGCAGCAG TCCTCAGATTCTGTCCTGCACACCCGGAGCTTCACCAACCACgatgaaaggaaaggaaggagctGACAGCGAGAATTTAGAG GACTTGTGCACATTTCTCATCTCCCGTGCTTGTAAGAACTCCACCCTGGCCAACTATTTATACTG GTACGTGGTGGTGGAGTGCGAGGACCAGGACTCCCAGCAGAGAGACCCGAAGACTCAGATGTACCTGAACGTCATGATGCGGTTCAGCCAGGCTTTGCTGAAG GGCGACAAGAGCGTGAGGATCATGCGGTCGCTGTTGGCCTCCCAGCTGACCTTCGTGAACAGACTGGTGCAGCTGATGAAAGCTGTGCAAAGAGAAAGCGGAAATCGAAAGAAAAAG ACGGAGCGGCTGCAGGCCCTGCTGGCCGACAACGAGAAGGTGAACCTTTCGGAGTTCGAGTCCATCCCGCTCCCCCTGGAGCCCCAGATTCAGATCACAGGCATCGTGCCCGAGACCGCCACCCTCTTTAAG AGCGCGCTGATGCCGGCCAAGCTGATCTTCAAGGCCGAGGATGGAGCCATGTACCCCGTCATCTTCAAACACGGCGATGACTTGAGGCAGGACCAGCTGATCCTTCAGATCATCTCGCTCATGGACAAG CTGTTGCGGAAAGAGAATTTGGACCTGAAGCTGACACCTTACAAAGTGCTGGCCACCAGTACCAAGCACG GTTTTATGCAGTTTGTTCAGTCGGTCCCTGTTGCTGAAGTTCTCGCCACTGAAGGCAACATCCAG AGCTTCTTCAGGAAGCACGCACCGAGTGAAAAAGGACCGTACGGCATCAGCTCGGAGGTGATGGACACCTACGTCAAGAGCTGTG CTGGTTACTGCGTCATCACCTACATCCTCGGGGTGGGAGACAGACATCTGgacaacctgctgctgaccaAGACTG GAAAGCTGTTTCACATCGACTTCGGCTACATCCTGGGCCGGGACCCCAAACCGCTGCCGCCGCCGATGAAGCTGAGTAAGGAGATGGTGGAGGGGATGGGAGGCATGCAGAGCGAGCAGTACCAGGAGTTCAGGAAGCAGTgctacacggccttcctgcaccTCAGGAG ATACTCCAACCTGATCCTCAACTTGTTCTCTCTGATGGTGGATGCCAATATTCCTGACATCGCCTTGGAGCCTGACAAGACTGTTAAGAAG GTGCAGGACAAGTTTAGATTGGACCTGTCAGACGAGGAGGCGGTCCATTACATGCAGAGTTTGATTGACGAGAGCGTGGGCGCGTTGTTTGCTGCCGTGGTGGAACAGATACACAAGTTTGCTCAG TACTGGCGCAGATGA
- the rgp1 gene encoding RAB6A-GEF complex partner protein 2: MIEVVASMARGPVFLAGELMECLITFTNPMSHFSTSASSEMLAWASAQIHCQFHASESRVALPIQGNKQDVQAGSDTVLIPSRGERGQCVLDTPPKILFCDLRLDPGESKTYSYSEIVPIDGPPSFRGQAVKYVYKLTIGCQRVNSPIKLLRVPFRVLVLQGMPEPPFPQDEEVSPSNPFLEEEEGSRRDAQPLERALDMLMVTTSRRCPHMFNITNMRGKVAKFCIFKTVYRLGEDIIGTFNFSEGDIPCLQYSVSLQSEEEIQQKYQRRPVQAVSVTGHGRHLESCLHTASSHFSLPIPLNVTPGFSTDIVNLKWRLHFEFVTAREPLEPPTVLQNQSEVIVWTGTEHVDVDTFSWDLPIKVLPTNPALASYMSHFTGSNSINI, encoded by the exons ATGATCGAAGTGGTGGCCTCCATGGCTCGAGGGCCCGTGTTCCTCGCCGGGGAGCTCATGGAGTGTCTAATAACCTTCACCAACCCCATGTCTCACTTTTCCACATCGGCCAGCAG TGAGATGCTTGCCTGGGCCAGTGCCCAGATCCATTGCCAGTTTCATGCCAGTGAGAGCAGAGTGGCTTTACCCATTCAGGGCAACAAGCAAGATGTTCAGGCTGGGAGCGACACGGTGCTCATTCCAAGTAGAG GCGAGCGAGGACAATGTGTGCTGGACACCCCACCTAAAATATTATTCTGTGACCTGCGTCTGGATCCCGGGGAGAGCAAAACTT ATTCCTACAGTGAGATTGTGCCCATAGATGGTCCTCCAAGTTTCCGCGGTCAGGCGGTTAAATATGTCTACAAATTGACCATCGGTTGCCAGAGAGTCAACTCTCCCATCAAGCTGCTCAGAGTTCCCTTCAGAGTTCTTGTTCTGCAAG GCATGCCAGAACCGCCATTTCCTCAAGATGAGGAGGTCTCCCCCTCAAACCCATTCCTAGAGGAAGAAGAGGGTAGCCGCAGGGACGCTCAGCCTTTAGAGAGAGCACTGGACATGCTGATGGTCACGACATCCAGACGTTGTCCAC acaTGTTTAATATCACCAATATGCGTGGGAAAGTGGCCAAATTTTGCATCTTCAAGACTGTTTACAGACTCGGGGAGGATATCATCGGCACGTTTAACTTTTCTGAGGGAGACATTCCCTGCCTGCAG TATTCCGTCAGCCttcagagtgaggaggagatcCAGCAGAAGTACCAGCGGCGTCCGGTGCAGGCGGTCAGCGTGACGGGTCACGGTCGTCACCTGGAATCGTGCCTCCACACTGCCTCGAGTCACTTCTCGCTCCCCATTCCTCTCAATGTCACACCGGGCTTCAGCACAGACATAG TGAACTTGAAGTGGCGTCTGCACTTTGAATTCGTCACTGCCCGAGAGCCGCTGGAACCGCCTACGGTGCTGCAGAACCAATCGGAGGTCATCGTGTGGACCGGCACAGAACATGTCGACGTGGATACATTCAGCTGGGATCTGCCCATTAAAGTTTTGCCCACCAACCCGGCCTTGGCATCCTACATGTCCCACTTTACGGGGTCCAATAGTATTAATATCTGA
- the pik3c3 gene encoding phosphatidylinositol 3-kinase catalytic subunit type 3 isoform X3: protein METDKFNYVYSCDLDINVQLKIGSLEGKREQKSYKALLEDPMLRFSGLYQENCSDLYVTCQVFAEGKPLALPVRTSYKAFSTRWNWNEWLRLPVKYPDLPQNAQVALTVWDIYGPGRAVPVGGTTVTLFGKYGMFRQGMHDLKVWPGVEGDGGDPTATPGRTSSSLTEDQMGRLAKLTKAHRQGHMVKVDWLDRLTFREIEMINESEKRSSNFMYLMVEFPRVKANDKEYSIVYYEKDGDDDSPVLTSCDIVKVPDPQMGMENLVESKHHKLARSLRSGPSDHDLKPNAATRDQLNIIVSYPPTKQLSSEEQDLVWKFRYYLTTQEKALTKFLKCVNWDLPQEAKQALELLGKWRPMDVEDSLELLSSQFTNPTVRRYAVARLQQADDEDLLMYLLQLVQALKYENFSDIQGGLEPGSSPQILSCTPGASPTTMKGKEGADSENLEQDLCTFLISRACKNSTLANYLYWYVVVECEDQDSQQRDPKTQMYLNVMMRFSQALLKGDKSVRIMRSLLASQLTFVNRLVQLMKAVQRESGNRKKKTERLQALLADNEKVNLSEFESIPLPLEPQIQITGIVPETATLFKSALMPAKLIFKAEDGAMYPVIFKHGDDLRQDQLILQIISLMDKLLRKENLDLKLTPYKVLATSTKHGFMQFVQSVPVAEVLATEGNIQSFFRKHAPSEKGPYGISSEVMDTYVKSCAGYCVITYILGVGDRHLDNLLLTKTGKLFHIDFGYILGRDPKPLPPPMKLSKEMVEGMGGMQSEQYQEFRKQCYTAFLHLRRYSNLILNLFSLMVDANIPDIALEPDKTVKKVQDKFRLDLSDEEAVHYMQSLIDESVGALFAAVVEQIHKFAQYWRR, encoded by the exons ATGGAAACTGATAAATTCAACTATGTTTACAGCTGTGACTTGGACATCAATGTGCAACTTAAGAT AGGCAGTTTAGAAGGAAAACGGGAGCAGAAGAGCTACAAGGCCCTTCTTGAAGATCCCATGCTGAGGTTCTCCGGTCTCTACCAGGAGAACTGCTCTGACCTCTACGtaacatgtcaggtgttcgccGAAGGAAAACCTCTGGCTTTGCCTGTCCGCACCTCGTACAAAGCCTTCAGCACCCGTTGGAA CTGGAACGAGTGGTTGCGGCTGCCGGTGAAGTACCCAGACCTTCCTCAAAACGCCCAGGTTGCTCTCACGGTGTGGGACATTTATGGACCGGGCAGGGCCGTCCCAGTCGGGGGGACCACCGTCACGCTCTTTGGCAAATACGG CATGTTCCGGCAAGGGATGCATGACCTGAAAGTGTGGCCGGGAGTGGAGGGAGACGGTGGCGACCCCACCGCCACACCGGGACGCAcaagcagcagcctgacagaaGACCAGATGGGCAGACTCGCTAAG CTGACGAAGGCCCATCGACAGGGCCACATGGTGAAAGTAGACTGGCTGGACCGTCTGACTTTCAGGGAGATCGAGATGATCAACGAG AGTGAGAAGCGTAGCTCTAACTTCATGTACCTCATGGTGGAGTTTCCCCGTGTCAAAGCAAACGACAAAGAGTACAGCATAGTCTATTACGAGAAG GATGGAGATGATGATTCGCCCGTTCTTACGAGCTGTGACATCGTGAAAGTCCCTGACCCACAGATGGggatg GAGAACCTGGTTGAGAGCAAGCATCACAAGCTGGCTCGTAGCCTCCGGAGCGGACCCTCGGATCATGACCTAAAGCCCAACGCTGCAACCCGTGACCAGCTGAAC ATTATTGTGAGTTACCCTCCGACCAAGCAGCTGAGCTCCGAGGAGCAGGACCTGGTGTGGAAGTTCAGGTATTACCTCACCACACAGGAGAAG GCCCTGACCAAGTTCCTCAAGTGCGTGAATTGGGACCTGCCACAAGAGGCCAAGCAGGCCCTGGAGCTTCTCGGGAAGTGGAGGCCGATGGACGTGGAGGActccctggagctgctgtcctcCCAGTTCACCAACCCTACGGTCCGACGCTACGCCGTGGCGCGGCTGCAGCAGGCGGATGATGAG GACCTTTTGATGTACCTTCTCCAACTGGTCCAGGCGCTCAAGTATGAAAACTTCAGCGATATCCAGGGAGGCTTGGAGCCTGGCAGCAG TCCTCAGATTCTGTCCTGCACACCCGGAGCTTCACCAACCACgatgaaaggaaaggaaggagctGACAGCGAGAATTTAGAG CAGGACTTGTGCACATTTCTCATCTCCCGTGCTTGTAAGAACTCCACCCTGGCCAACTATTTATACTG GTACGTGGTGGTGGAGTGCGAGGACCAGGACTCCCAGCAGAGAGACCCGAAGACTCAGATGTACCTGAACGTCATGATGCGGTTCAGCCAGGCTTTGCTGAAG GGCGACAAGAGCGTGAGGATCATGCGGTCGCTGTTGGCCTCCCAGCTGACCTTCGTGAACAGACTGGTGCAGCTGATGAAAGCTGTGCAAAGAGAAAGCGGAAATCGAAAGAAAAAG ACGGAGCGGCTGCAGGCCCTGCTGGCCGACAACGAGAAGGTGAACCTTTCGGAGTTCGAGTCCATCCCGCTCCCCCTGGAGCCCCAGATTCAGATCACAGGCATCGTGCCCGAGACCGCCACCCTCTTTAAG AGCGCGCTGATGCCGGCCAAGCTGATCTTCAAGGCCGAGGATGGAGCCATGTACCCCGTCATCTTCAAACACGGCGATGACTTGAGGCAGGACCAGCTGATCCTTCAGATCATCTCGCTCATGGACAAG CTGTTGCGGAAAGAGAATTTGGACCTGAAGCTGACACCTTACAAAGTGCTGGCCACCAGTACCAAGCACG GTTTTATGCAGTTTGTTCAGTCGGTCCCTGTTGCTGAAGTTCTCGCCACTGAAGGCAACATCCAG AGCTTCTTCAGGAAGCACGCACCGAGTGAAAAAGGACCGTACGGCATCAGCTCGGAGGTGATGGACACCTACGTCAAGAGCTGTG CTGGTTACTGCGTCATCACCTACATCCTCGGGGTGGGAGACAGACATCTGgacaacctgctgctgaccaAGACTG GAAAGCTGTTTCACATCGACTTCGGCTACATCCTGGGCCGGGACCCCAAACCGCTGCCGCCGCCGATGAAGCTGAGTAAGGAGATGGTGGAGGGGATGGGAGGCATGCAGAGCGAGCAGTACCAGGAGTTCAGGAAGCAGTgctacacggccttcctgcaccTCAGGAG ATACTCCAACCTGATCCTCAACTTGTTCTCTCTGATGGTGGATGCCAATATTCCTGACATCGCCTTGGAGCCTGACAAGACTGTTAAGAAG GTGCAGGACAAGTTTAGATTGGACCTGTCAGACGAGGAGGCGGTCCATTACATGCAGAGTTTGATTGACGAGAGCGTGGGCGCGTTGTTTGCTGCCGTGGTGGAACAGATACACAAGTTTGCTCAG TACTGGCGCAGATGA
- the si:dkeyp-75h12.7 gene encoding uncharacterized protein si:dkeyp-75h12.7, with protein METAAAGLRALCVLLALLVKGSTGLVCYTAVESLDLGCLLRWDCPHASPNTTYTVQTKTQGDPWQDVSWCVWVSARTCDLSQAFSNFELYNMIRLGVHLSPSATVWVQPRKFDYTDFTFSPPSVSVSLRDERLLVKVQFPCAVSRRCSLERCCPISELIDPWTTVTVCSATGDPDCQTRTVWTQEVVTYVDFAGLAPGRAYCAVANFSYPTFSMAASAKSSPQCVETRSRSGLMPVLGLGIGLTSLLLVPVVSVLLLRRHRAAPTTGNPKPAAPDHDPVSLVSLSLVPVELCDIRVEFDDQISTGSSSSSQSDQDQDLEHVLVPAPL; from the exons atggagaccgCAGCCGCAGGCCTCCGGGCGCTGTGCGTGCTGCTCGCCCTGCTCGTGAAAG GGTCGACCGGGTTAGTCTGCTACACGGCGGTGGAGTCGCTGGATTTAGGCTGCCTCCTGCGGTGGGATTGTCCCCATGCCAGTCCTAATACCACCTACACCGTGCAGACAAAGACTCAGGG GGACCCCTGGCAGGACGTCTCCTGGTGCGTCTGGGTCTCGGCGCGCACCTGCGACCTCTCTCAGGCCTTTTCCAACTTCGAGCTGTACAACATGATCCGCCTGGGCGTCCACCTCAGCCCCAGCGCCACAGTCTGGGTCCAGCCGCGCAAGTTTGACTACACCGACTTCA CTTTCAGCCCCCCGTCAGTCTCGGTGTCCCTCAGAGATGAGCGCCTGCTGGTGAAGGTGCAGTTCCCCTGCGCCGTCAGCAGGAGGTGCTCGCTGGAGAGGTGCTGTCCGATCTCTGAGCTGATCGACCCCTGGACCACCGTGACTGTGTGCAGCGCCACCGGCGACCCCGACTGCCAG ACCCGAACTGTTTGGACGCAGGAAGTGGTGACTTATGTGGACTTCGCCGGCTTGGCTCCAGGGCGGGCTTACTGCGCCGTGGCCAACTTCTCCTACCCGACCTTCTCCATGGCCGCTTCTGCAAAGTCCTCCCCCCAGTGTGTAGAAACCCGCTCCAGATCTG GACTGATGCCAGTGCTGGGTCTGGGAATCGGGTTGACCTCTCTGCTCCTCGTGCCTGTTGTCTCCGTGTTACTTTTACGACGGCACCGAGCCGCACCGACCACTGGAAACCCCAAACCTGCG GCACCTGATCACGATCCGGTCTCTCTGGTCTCTCTGTCCCTGGTTCCCGTTGAGCTCTGCGACATCCGTGTGGAATTTGACGACCAGATCTCCACAGGGTCCTCCTCCAGTTCCCAGTCTGACCAGGACCAGGATCTGGAACATGTTCTGGTCCCCGCTCCACTGTGA